The Acetobacter sp. DNA window TCGCCTGATTGGTTCGTGACCATTCATACCACCAGCCAAAGGTGAGCGTGTTGATCCCTTTGGTCCATGTTACTTTCGCGTTATTACCTGTCCTGTGGTAACTGAAATAAAGTGGTGAGTAAACGGTCGTGCCATTGGCGACATTCACGTCTACAGGCTGATTGCCAGAAAAAGTCTGACCATCTTCAATCGTACTCACACCACCAATGCTGCCGGACCCCCACCAGAGATAAGGCGTATCATCAAACCGCAGACCGTCAGCCAGCTTCAGGGACAGCGGCGCGGAAGCAATCAGATTCTGGAAAGCATCAAGTCCGTACTTGTAATAGTTCGTCCGGTCGTTTTTATTGAAGTGGGAACTGTAATCCAGTTTCTTACCATACTGCGCGAACTGGTCCTTTGTCGGGTACATATCAAGCTGTAACTCATTGGTGTTGTAGCTGGCATTGAGCGTCCAGTTACTTTCCGGTGTGAAATCCTTCACCAGCTTGAAATCGACATGCTTGCGAGTGAACTTGCCCGGGCCACGCCAGTTATCTGATGCCGTATTGGAAAAGGATGCGAAGGCACGCACGCCTGTTTTCCCGATATCACCGGTTTCCAGCCGCACGAACTCTCTGTGCATGTTATAGGAGCCATAGGAGAAATCGACAAAACCACCGCGCTTGTGGGATGGGTCGATCAGTTCGGCATAAGCGGCGCCAGCAGCAGCCGAGATACTTGGCGTATCAATATCGACTGATCCCGGCGTCAGAGAAACCGATTTCAGGTTGTCACCATCCGATGTCTGGTTGGCATAAAAGCCACCGTCGCCCACGTCATTGACCGGTGCACCATTATAGATCCAGCCGACATGGTCACCAGGGAGTCCGCGCAGGGTCAGGTTACCACCGGCAATACCATAGGGTTCAGTCAACGAGACAAAGGCGCTGGGCGTCAGTGACAGCACCTGCACAGGATTGGCGGACGGAGGCTGCTTCGATATGAAATCCCTTGTTACAGACTGGATGGTTCCGGCACGCGTTTCGAGACGCATAAGACCGCCACCCGGCTGCCGTCCCGTCACACCCTGCGCGGAGGCTGTGCGGCCTGTCACTTGAATTGCTTCTCCGGGACCACTTGCCTTTATGGAACGCGGTCTGGAGGCAGCCGGTTTCCGTGCAACACCATGTCCAGCGGCAGCTTTTGTCGCCTTTGCAGGAAAGGTCGTCTCCTGAGCCACCGCCAGCTCAGTTAGAATTGTTTCTCCACAGATCGTCCCCGCCAGGAGGAAATGAAAAACTGAAAGGCGTTTTCGGACCATGTTCTCTTCCCGCTCCCGCATCGAAAAGCAAAGGTGATCAATGCAGGGTAACTATAATTTTTTAATCCGGATTCGCAACGATAATTCGACCATCTGGTTAAGTTTTTCTCTCCATCTCCTTTTCCCATCTTCCCCGTGCAAACAAAAACCTTTAAATAATAAGTATTTTCAATATAGTAAGACAAATCAATTGCGATCAGAGAATTCCGCCTATGATCCTTACCGGCGATCCCGCCCCGCTGTTTCTACAGAAAGCCGATACGGGCTGGGGCCATTACAGTTTCGATATGGCTGCCGGACGGTATAGCCTGCTGATCTTCATGGCTTCAGCCCAGTCTCCTCCGGCGGCATGCGACACCGAAGCATTTCGCGGCCTTGCTGAGAAACGAAAGAGCGGTGTTCTGGAAATCTTCCGTGTCACTGGCGACAGTCGGGAGATCAGCCGTCCCGTTTCGGATCATGCCAGTCGCGACAGCATTGTGCTCTTTGACGATGATCAGGCCGTGCACAGGCTTTACGGTGCTGGCCCAGATGAAGCGCTCTGGATTCTGGTCGATCCCATGCTCAGGATCAGACAGGTTCTTCCCGACAGTCCTGACGTAGCAAACCATCTGAACAAATGGCTGGACAAGCCCCCCCGTTTCCAGAACGGCCCCATCCCCGCACTCATGCTCGACAATGTGCTCGAACCAGAGTTCTGTCAGACGCTCATTTCTTACTATCACAGTCAGCCACAGAACTTCTCCGGCATTCTTACACGTGACAGTGACGGGACTGCCATCCAGACCGTCAGCCAGTCTTTCAAGCGCAGACATGACTGTGTTTTACGTGACAAAACTCTGGTTCAAGGTTTGCAGGCCCGGATCATCCGGCGTGTCGTTCCTGAAATC harbors:
- a CDS encoding 2OG-Fe(II) oxygenase, with product MILTGDPAPLFLQKADTGWGHYSFDMAAGRYSLLIFMASAQSPPAACDTEAFRGLAEKRKSGVLEIFRVTGDSREISRPVSDHASRDSIVLFDDDQAVHRLYGAGPDEALWILVDPMLRIRQVLPDSPDVANHLNKWLDKPPRFQNGPIPALMLDNVLEPEFCQTLISYYHSQPQNFSGILTRDSDGTAIQTVSQSFKRRHDCVLRDKTLVQGLQARIIRRVVPEIRKSFQCTVTGMDRMIIGCYDAAELGGFGPHRDNTVKGAFHRLFAISLNLNHDFKGGELIFPEFSDQGFCPPTGGALIFSSALMHAVCPVTEGKRYACLPFAFNEDSLAYARSQEEVTGQKTSDAK